The Syngnathus acus chromosome 12, fSynAcu1.2, whole genome shotgun sequence genome contains the following window.
ATAGAGGCTATGCAGTTGTCAACGTTTCAAAAGTCTGAACAGGATGTGGTGAGAGGTTTATGTTGGCAGTGGCACCATTCTATCTGTTGCCGCTGCAGTTAGGAAACCACCAAGCTCACGCAGCCTTCATTCAATTAAGCAAAACACGCAACCTCCCTCCACTCCACTGACCTTACGACGAGCCAAGAGGTGCTCAACATCCCAGTGCCATCCGTTCCTTAGAGCATCTTTGCACGCTTTGATAAAGTGCCACCAGTTTGAAGGAAGAGGCGGGGCCcatttgaactgcaagtgTACCGCCTGGCATCCCTCAGCCTCGGAAGCCTCCAACCAATAGTACGTTTATTCTACCTGGTGTCTTGCGTATGCTAAAACTGAGAGGCTTCTGGTGGTCGTAGGGGAAGTCAAAAAGGGAAATGGCACTTTCGGACAAAAAGGTGCTGCATACTAAAGTGGATGGACGGTTGTAGTGGATACATATAACCAactaatatttttattcatccaCATCATTTCATTCCCAGTGCATTGAATATGGATTGGAACTGGTCTTAGAACCTCAATAGTtgagttttggtttttttcactgcaGTTTTGTCATTGCTGACATTGAATACAGCCAACTTAATTTGACACCAATTAAGGTAAAGTTGACAAGTCAACTAGTTGGCCTCAACCTCCAGCATACTGAAGCTCACAAAATTCCAATTTGAATGTAATAGAGTCATGTTTttaataatggatggatgtaataGAGTCATGTTTCTTGCTGAGTCACGCTACctgcactccggtttcctcccacatcccaaaaacatgcttggtaggccgattgaagactccaaattgtccctaggtgtgagtgcgagtgcaaatggttgtttgtctctgtgtgccctgcgatcggctggcaaccggttcagggtgtcccccgcctactgcccgttgacggctgggataggctccagcactcccgcgacccccgtggggactaagcggttcagaaaatggatggatggatgtaataGAGTCATGTTTCTTGCTGAGTCACGCTACCTGCTAtgcaggaaggaaggcagttggcAAATGTTTGAGATGTGTCAAAATGAGTCACACGTCTGACAGTGAAATGTTTCCTTCCCAATTTGGGCAAAAACTCTGAATCAGCATTTACCCCATCGGTCAGGTTATGCTTTTTCTTACCATGGCCACCGGGGGCACTAAAGGAAGCGAAGTTGCTTGTCCATGTAAATTAGACACCTCGAGGCGGCACATTTAATGAATGGAAAGTCCCTTTGGATATATTTGTGTGCAAATTCAAAAGTAAAATTTCCATGTGTAATTATTTTCAGAATTttaataatggatggatgtaataGAGTCATGTTTCTTGCTGAGTCACGCTACCTGCTAtgcaggaaggaaggcagttggcAAATGTTTGAGATGTGTCAAAATGAGTCACACGTCTGACAGTGAAATGTTTCCTTCCCAATTTGGGCAAAAATTCTGAATCAGCATTTACCCCATCGGTCAGGTTATGCTTTTTCTTACCATGGCCACCGGGGGCACTAAAGGAAGCGAAGTTGCTTGTCCATGTAAATTAGACACCTCGAGGCGGCACATTTAATGAATGGAAAGTCCCTTTGGATATATTTGTGTGCAAATTCAAAAGTAAAATTTCCATAATAGGTCTGGCAACACGTCCAGACTTTTACCCTGCCTCTCGTCCAGTCTGCTGGGATTGGCTCCAACTCACCTGCAAAGTTATACGACAAGCATTGTACAAAATGGAGGCCATCATGACACATTGGCGAAATTCTTTTTGGGGAATTTTGCACTTTGGTCCTGGACGCTGTTAAGGGTTGTACAACAAACAATTAAAGAAAGTACAGagtgagccttttttttttttttgctgaatatGCTACGAGGTCGAAAGGAGAGAACAAGATTTACAGGTCACACAGGTATCACTGGGAGGAGCTGTGGATTGTCAGGTGTGGTTTGCCACCAACCGAATACCAGCAGCGCACAGACGACAGGAAGAAGTAGACAGAGGCTGAACGTTACCACGAAAACACTACAAGTGGAGTCAAATCAAACGAAAGAGCAACCAGCGGCGAGAGCAAGCAACGTCCACTGTGAGTACAACACTTCATCAAATCTTGCAAGGATTTTTGCAGaagcaaatttaaaatatGCTATCCCTGCAGGAACGAGAAGGGATAAATGGCCCAAAAAAGGGAGGACAGAAACAATGACAATCCCAACATTGAGCTGTTTGTCAAGGTGAGGCCCGTCATTggtattttcaaattttcttgcaaaaaatgcatcgaaaatgacatttgaaatgacacatttatGACATTTCGTTctgaaaagacaaatattgctttaaaaaataattctggtAGATTAATGGGACCCACCAAATAACATGAtactttggtttaaaacatAAGCTTAAAGAACACAAACTGCTTTACAGCTTTGCTTTAATTGTTTAATTGAGTTGTTTTGAAGCAACAACAAACTTAataactttattgcatttgATTTTGTCGTAATGTGGGTGTGTAGTCCCTCCACTTGAAATTCCGCACACTTTGGAGTCGCGACAGCGTGAGCCGAGCCTGCTAAGCAAGATGTAATCACATTTTGGTCAGATGCACAAGCCAGAAGCCACTTTGAGGCTGGCGTgccatttcaaaactttttttttgttgctaccTCCGCCAAGGAAAATGTCAAGGCCTTTTGGATTCCAATGTGATGGTTGCGATTATTTAAGAAATGTTTCAAGTTGTAACTGTTGAAGGTAAAGGATTAAAAATGGTCCTTGCCCGacttattaaaatatatattatatatttttttcaacttgtcaaaatatttttttatgcatttatattttattcatcaatgtgtaattattttcagaattttaataattttttgaATGCAACAAAGATCAATCGACTATTAAAGTCGGATACCCTGTAATTAAAGTACATTTGTATCCAAATGTGTTTGGGCTCATTCCTGGCACACGCTAATGGTTATGGTTGAAGCAATAAAAATTCATTGAAATGCTGCCagatttataaataaaaaaaaaaaaaatctcattgtgGTTGCAAGGCAACTCTAGGAATTCttagaaacacattttatttataagcaATACACTTAATATGCTGCTAGCATAAGTGATGCCAGCACATCTTAATTTATGGCTCGTCAACAACGCTCTTTATATGTGCTGCCGCTGTGTTAATGGACGGGTGTgataattgattaattgatggTTTAGCAGCAGTTGATGGTGTGTAATTGATGACAGGGGTAAGTGCTTCTTGTGTTGAGATgcctttgatttcatttgtggTCTAAATAcaatggatataaaaagtctacacacccctgttcaaacgCCAGGTGTTTGtggtatatactatatatacgtatatatataaaaaaaaaaacgagatcCAGGATGAATCATTTCACATCATAaggtgaaaaacattttttaattgattatcTATGTTCTTCTCCCAGGCCAGCAATGATGCTGAAAGTGTGGGTAACTGTCCTTTCTCTCAGAGACTCTTCATGATTCTCTGGTTAAAAAAGGTCAAATTTCTACTCACCACAGTCGACATGAAAAGGTAAGCagcatttagaaaaaaaaaaaaatgtctgactcACCATACTTTCTGTTCTCGGCACAATTCCGTACTGGTGTTTTGGTCCTTAAATGGACAAATAGATTCGGTTCAATTAAAAAAGGTATTTAAACAATCCTCTCATGAGTTCACCACTAAAAAATGTACACTTATTATTATGCAAGAATACAAACTTGAAGGTTAATTTGTTGAATGAGTATCTTCtggctagaaaaaaaaatctaagcaTTTTGCAATCCAAGGAGAAGAAGTCTTTGTACGTTGCGGAATTTCATTCAGTCCTCCTCAGCAAGTTGACGCACAACAATGAAGGAACAAACAACACAGTAGAGAGATAGAAGATGATCCAAACAACACAAGCAATTAACTTTATCATAATTGTTGCCTTGATAGAGCACCAGATGTGTTGAAGAAATTAGCTCCGGGCTCTCAGCCTCCATTCCTGGTCTTCAACGATGACGTCAAAACAGACGTTAATAAGATTGAGGAGTTCCTGGAGGAGAAATTAGCGCCACCAAAGTGAGACAACCGCATCTCACTCGGCCGTAATGCCTACAAGTGTAACGATTAATTGGATTTCTCATTTAACCTTCCGATGGCAGGTATCCCAAATTGTGCTGTCGATACAAGGAGTCCCTGTCGGCCGGAGAAGACATCTTCCGTAAATTCTCAGCGTATATTAAGAATCCCATCCCTGGATTAAATGACAGTAAGATAAACGCAACAGTGTAATTGTATTTGTCTTCCATCatctgaaaatgtattttattttagttgcgGGGCATCATCGGGGATTATGGCAGATGTCTGTTGCTATAGTGGTGGCCcaaatttatcttttttttttttttctgatgccTGCAAAGTGTTGCCAGTAATGCCACATAAGTGTGATAACTATTAAACTTCTTGTCAATCTGACTTCTCGGTACAATTGATCGCATCACATGAAggcctctttttttaataccagCCACCAGATGACAGTGTAGACCAGCAAATATCTGGAGGGTGGATGTTAGTACAAAGTGTAaatctgtatttttgtttcagtgtTACAGAAGAACTTCCTATCAACCCTGGTGAAGCTCAACATGTACTTGGAGACACCGCTGCCTCATGAGTTGGACCAGAACCCATACGCTACAGAATCTACACGTCCCTACCTGGATGGAGACTCGCTCACTTTGGCTGACTGCAACCTGCTTCCCAAACTCAACATTGTCAAGGTgatcaaaaaaatgaatatgacaaaagaaaaaaaaaagattttatttcatggtaTTTACATCTACTTTGTTAAACTCAACTAGGTGGTGTGCAAGATGTACCGCGACTTTGACATCCCTGCCGAACTAAAAGGCCTCAAACGTTACCTGGACAACGCCTACAAAAGGGAGGAGTTTCGCATGAGTTGCCCAAAGGATGTAGAGATCCTCATCGCGTACCAATCTGTGGCCAAGTATCTTAATAA
Protein-coding sequences here:
- the clic3 gene encoding chloride intracellular channel protein 3 — protein: MAQKREDRNNDNPNIELFVKASNDAESVGNCPFSQRLFMILWLKKVKFLLTTVDMKRAPDVLKKLAPGSQPPFLVFNDDVKTDVNKIEEFLEEKLAPPKYPKLCCRYKESLSAGEDIFRKFSAYIKNPIPGLNDMLQKNFLSTLVKLNMYLETPLPHELDQNPYATESTRPYLDGDSLTLADCNLLPKLNIVKVVCKMYRDFDIPAELKGLKRYLDNAYKREEFRMSCPKDVEILIAYQSVAKYLNK